The window TTTGCAGAGCTTTTAGGAGATGAGAAAATTTCTCTCAGGGAATACTGTGACCTGCTGGACGCCGGCCTGGAGGAGGCGAAAGTGGGGGTAATTCCGCCCAGCTTGGACCAGGTAGTTATCGGGGATGTGGAAAGGACACGGCTGAAGGATATTAAGGCGCTCTTTTTTGTGGGGGCAAATGATACGCTGCTTCCGGGAAAGCTGGGGCAGGGCGGGTTATTGTCAGAGAGGGACAGGGAGCAGTTTAAACAGAGGAAATTGTCTCTTTCCCCAGGGGCAAAGGAAAAGACTTATATACAGAAATTCTATTTATATATGAACCTGACAAAGCCTACAGAATATTTATCTTTATCATTCTGCAAGGTTTCAGGGGATGGAAAAACGCTGCGCCCGGCTTATCTTATCCAGGATATCAGAAAGCTGTTCCCGGCTCTTAAGATTGTGGAGGAGGAAGAACAGGCACTGGCAGAGCGTGAGCTGACGGCAAAAACAGGGATGGAGTATTTAATACAGGGTATACAAAATAAGGCTGGGGGGCTTTCCACCGAATGGAAAGAACTCTACACGTGGTATGCTAAGAATCCAGAAGCAGGGGATACTGGACGGATGCTGGAAGCCGCATTTTTTAAAAAGGAGGCGGACCGCCTGACGAAGGAAACTGCAACTGCCTTATATGGGGAGGGGGGGCGGTTTAGTGTTACCAGGCTGGAGCGGTTTGCGGCATGCGCATATGCCCATTTCCTGACCTATGGACTTAAGCTGTCGGACAGAGAACAATATCAGTTTGAGGCCATGGATTTAGGGAACATTGCACATCAATCTATGGAGAGGTTTGCCAGAAAGGCCGACGCCTGTAAAACAACGTGGCCGATGCTCACAGAGGAAGAGAGGGATGGCCTGATTGAGCAGAGCGTGGAGGAAAGTATTCTGGATTATGGAAACACGGTGCTTTACAGCAATGCCCGCAATGAGTATATGATCACCCGCATTAAGAAGCTGATCCACCGTTCTGTCTGGGCCCTTACCGAGCAATTAAGGAAAGGAGATTTTGTCCCGGGAGGCTACGAGATCGAGTTTGGAAGGGGAAAAATTGACAGAATCGACCTGTGCGAGGATGGACGTCAGGTTTATGTGAAAGTTACAGACTATAAAACGGGGGCAAAGGCCTTTGATATAACCGCGTTTTACTATGGCCTTCAGCTCCAGCTGCCAGTCTATCTCAATGCAGCCATGGAGATAGAGAAAAAGAAGCATCCGGGCAAAGATATCGTTCCTGCCGGTATTTTTTATTATCGGATGCAGGATCCAATTGTAGAGAAGGAAAAGGATGATGCCCTGCTTAAGGAAAAGCTGCTCAGAGAGCTTAAGCTGGATGGACTGGTCAATGGGGATGAGCAGATTATCAGCCATCTGGAAAGAGATTTAACTGGCACTTCTAATCTGATACCAGTGGGGAGAAATAAAGATGGAAGCCTGAGCCGTTATTCGAAAACCCTTGAACCAGATGATTTTGACAGTTTTCTCGCCTACACGAGGGAAAAAGAAAAAGAACTGGGGGAACAGATTACAGATGGACAGGTGCAGGCTGCACCCTATGAACTGAACGGGCAGACAGGATGTGATTACTGTGCATACAGAGATATATGTGGTTTTGACCCCAGGCTTGACGGGTATAGCTATAAGAGCTTGGTAAAGCTCACCAGGGAAGAAGTGGTTGGGCTGATGAGAAAAATAAAAGAAACAGGGGGAGAAGATACGGATGCAGTGGACTGAGGAACAGCAAAAGGTGATTGAACTAAGGGAAAGAAATATCCTTGTCTCGGCAGCAGCAGGCTCAGGCAAGACGGCCGTGTTGGTAGAGCGTATTATCCGTATGCTTACAGACCGTGACAAGCCTGTGGACGTGGACAGGCTTTTAATTGTAACTTTTACAGAGGCTGCGGCAGCGGAGATGAAGGAACGTATCAGAGCTGCAATTGAGGATGCCCTTGAGAGGCGGCCTGGAGATGTGCATCTGCAGAGACAGTCTACTCTGATACACAATGCGCCTATTACGACTATACATAGTTTTTGCCTGTCTGTAATACGGGAGCATTTTCATGTGCTGGATCTGGACCCAGGCTTTCGTATTGCAGAGGAAGGCGAGCTGAAGCTGCTGCGCCAGGATGTGCTGGATGAATTGCTGGAAGAGTGTTACAGGGAAGGGGAGCCTGTATTTCTTGCATT of the Luxibacter massiliensis genome contains:
- a CDS encoding PD-(D/E)XK nuclease family protein, with translation MSLQFILGNSGAGKSYYLYQKIIKESMENPGMNYLVIVPEQFTMQTQKDLCAMHPRRGIMNIDVLSFGRLAHRIFEETGGDAKHVLDDEGKNLILRKIAGNYGQDLKVLGGNLKKQGYISEVKSVISEFTQYGIGFDELDQLMGELGAGSYLYYKLEDIRKIYEGFEKYLADKYITKEELLDVLSDAVPRSGLLKKSVVALDGFTGFTPVQNKLLGELMKVCSKVFVTAVMDRREDPYVYRHPYQLFGLSKQMLSGLIKTAGECKAGLEDAVMLYQKPSYRFRDNAVLGFLEEELFRYSRNQYTKDQDRLTIHVARNPKKEAEAVALRVRFLVREKGLRYRDIGVIASDLNVYAAHLEKAFENCGIPAFMDHKKSILQNAFVEYLRSLLVMAEQNFSYESVFRFLRTQMTDFTAEETDCMENYVLALGIKGYKNWQRAWVRQTRETGLKELETLNGYRVRFVEGVDSLMYILRQRSKTVRDITEAVYEYLEGQNCQIRLKEMEDTFMETGELALAKEYAQVYRIVIELFDKFAELLGDEKISLREYCDLLDAGLEEAKVGVIPPSLDQVVIGDVERTRLKDIKALFFVGANDTLLPGKLGQGGLLSERDREQFKQRKLSLSPGAKEKTYIQKFYLYMNLTKPTEYLSLSFCKVSGDGKTLRPAYLIQDIRKLFPALKIVEEEEQALAERELTAKTGMEYLIQGIQNKAGGLSTEWKELYTWYAKNPEAGDTGRMLEAAFFKKEADRLTKETATALYGEGGRFSVTRLERFAACAYAHFLTYGLKLSDREQYQFEAMDLGNIAHQSMERFARKADACKTTWPMLTEEERDGLIEQSVEESILDYGNTVLYSNARNEYMITRIKKLIHRSVWALTEQLRKGDFVPGGYEIEFGRGKIDRIDLCEDGRQVYVKVTDYKTGAKAFDITAFYYGLQLQLPVYLNAAMEIEKKKHPGKDIVPAGIFYYRMQDPIVEKEKDDALLKEKLLRELKLDGLVNGDEQIISHLERDLTGTSNLIPVGRNKDGSLSRYSKTLEPDDFDSFLAYTREKEKELGEQITDGQVQAAPYELNGQTGCDYCAYRDICGFDPRLDGYSYKSLVKLTREEVVGLMRKIKETGGEDTDAVD